In a genomic window of Flavobacteriales bacterium:
- a CDS encoding deoxynucleoside kinase: MSARYSYIAIEGLIGAGKTTLARRLAERWNGRLVLEEFDDNPFLPRFYQEPERYAFSVELSFLAQRYHQLKRVTEQELFSPVTVADYSIGKSLVFANATLPPDEHALFRDLYQIMYADLPQPQLIVYLHLGIERVRERIRQRGRGYEQAIGADYLMRLQERYMDHLMKTTATRALIVDLGHADLLRDEAAFVRLLSLMDEEAPLGHRVVSL; encoded by the coding sequence ATGAGCGCGCGTTACTCCTACATCGCCATCGAGGGCCTCATCGGCGCGGGCAAGACCACCTTGGCGCGGCGGCTCGCCGAGCGCTGGAATGGCCGCTTGGTGCTGGAGGAATTCGACGACAACCCCTTCCTGCCGCGCTTCTACCAGGAGCCCGAGCGTTACGCCTTCAGCGTGGAGCTGAGTTTCCTCGCGCAGCGCTACCACCAGCTCAAGCGCGTCACCGAGCAGGAGCTCTTCAGTCCGGTGACCGTGGCCGATTACAGCATCGGGAAATCGCTGGTGTTCGCGAACGCGACCTTGCCGCCCGACGAGCACGCCTTGTTCCGCGACCTGTACCAGATCATGTACGCCGACCTGCCGCAGCCACAGCTCATCGTGTACCTGCACCTGGGCATCGAACGGGTGCGTGAGCGGATCCGGCAGCGCGGGCGAGGCTACGAGCAGGCCATCGGGGCCGATTACCTCATGCGCTTGCAGGAGCGCTACATGGACCATTTGATGAAGACCACCGCCACCCGCGCCCTCATTGTTGACCTAGGCCATGCCGATCTGCTCCGCGATGAAGCCGCCTTCGTCCGGCTTTTGAGCCTGATGGACGAGGAAGCCCCGCTGGGTCACCGGGTGGTAAGCCTCTGA